One window of Manihot esculenta cultivar AM560-2 chromosome 17, M.esculenta_v8, whole genome shotgun sequence genomic DNA carries:
- the LOC110604676 gene encoding MLP-like protein 43, protein MTLVGKLEGVVEIDAPAVEFHDVFSCRPHHVPNMTPDRIHGCDLHEGEWGKEGTIVLWNYSHDGSRKVAKELIENIDDVNLSTTYKVIEGDILKEYKSIKGTVQATPKEKGSLVRWTLEYEKLNENIPDPHTLLEFLIHCSKDISAHLMECQKK, encoded by the exons atgacACTGGTGGGCAAATTAGAGGGTGTCGTTGAGATTGATGCTCCAGCAGTTgagtttcatgatgttttcagTTGCAGACCACATCATGTACCTAATATGACTCCTGACAGAATTCACGGTTGTGATCTCCATGAAGGTGAATGGGGTAAAGAAGGCACCATCGTCCTTTGGAATTATTCTCATG atggaTCTCGCAAAGTGGCAAAGGAGTTAATTGAAAACATAGATGATGTGAATTTATCAACCACTTACAAAGTGATCGAAGGAGATATATTGAAGGAGTACAAGAGTATCAAGGGTACTGTTCAAGCTACACCCAAAGAAAAAGGCAGTTTAGTGCGTTGGACCTTGGAATATGAGAAGCTGAATGAAAATATACCAGATCCCCATACATTACTCGAATTTCTTATTCATTGCAGTAAGGATATTTCTGCTCATCTCATGGAATGCCAGAAGAAATGA
- the LOC122722176 gene encoding MLP-like protein 43: MTLWGKLEIHFWIDAPADQFHDVFSFRPYLIPNMSPHKILGVDLLEGEWGKEGAIICWKYFYDGSVTVAKDLIETIDNVYLLTVFKVIEGDVLKEYKSFKLTIQATPKGEGSVARWTLEYEKIHENIRDPYSLLEFIVQFSKDVSAHLVKYPKK; encoded by the exons atgaCACTATGGGGCAAATTAGAGATACATTTTTGGATCGATGCTCCTGCAGATCAGTTTCATGATGTCTTCAGTTTCCGACCATACCTTATACCCAATATGTCCCCTCACAAAATTCTTGGTGTTGATCTTCTTGAAGGTGAATGGGGTAAGGAAGGCGCTATTATCTGCTGGAAATATTTCTATG ATGGGTCTGTTACAGTGGCTAAGGATCTAATTGAAACCATAGATAATGTGTATTTGTTAACCGTCTTCAAAGTGATCGAAGGAGATGTGTTGAAGGAATATAAGAGTTTCAAGTTGACAATTCAAGCTACGCCTAAAGGAGAGGGCAGTGTGGCGCGTTGGACCTTAGAATATGAGAAGATCCATGAGAATATACGAGATCCTTACTCCTTGCTAGAGTTTATTGTCCAATTTAGTAAGGATGTTTCTGCTCATCTCGTGAAATATCCGAAGAAATGA